The DNA segment ACAAACCCGCGCCATCCAGAGCGTCTAGACATCCGTCTATTTCCTCGCTTGCTGCGATCCGATTCCCCCGCTGCTTCGATATCTTGAGTGCGAGGCATTCCTTGTTGGGCGCGGGCTTCCTCGGTGACGGGGACAGCATTTTTATCGGGGACGATTTGAGAACCATATTTTCTCGCATAAACCTGAGTAAACTCTGCGCCGAAAAAGAGAATTTGAGCAGCATAGTAAACCCAAGCCAAGATAACTACAAGTGACCCAGCTGCACCGTAAGTCGATCCAAAACTGCCGTTCCCTAAATACAAACCCAGCAAAGTTTTGCCGATCGTGAACAGCAGCGAAGTGATAGCAGCACCAATCCAAACATCACTCCAGGTAATTTTCACATCTGGCAAGAATTTGTAAATCATCGCGAACAGTAATGTAATGACGCCGAACGAGATGACAAAATTGGCAATTTGCCAAAGAAAGTCAATACCGGGTAGCAAATTACTTAAATAAGTACTAAGTCCTGCTAATACGGCGCTGACTACTAGGGACACCAGCAATAAAAAGCCGATTCCCAGTACCATTGAGAAGGACAAAAAGTTTTGGCGAATAAAGCTTTTGACGTTAATACCTGGTTTTGGTGCCACTTCCCAAATAGTATTGAGGGCATCTCGCAGCTGACCAAATACGCCAGACGCGCCAAACAGCAAGGCGATGACGCTAATAATTGAGGCGATAGTCCCGGTGGCTGGTTTGTTGGCATTTTCGATCGCTGTCTCGATGACTTCTGCGCCACTTCTGCCGACTAAACCTTGAATTTGGCCTACAATCTGGCCTCTTGCCGCTTCTTCCCCGAATACGCTGCCTGCGATCGCAATTACGATAATCAGCAGCGGTGCGATCGAAAACACCGTATAATACGCCAACGCTGCCGCCAACCGCGACGCTTTATCCTCATTCCATTCATCAAAAGTTTCTTTCAGCAGTCCCCACATTGTCTTTAAATTCATGGGTACTCTTCTTTTAGGGTAATGAGGATCTTGGTTTGAAGAAGTAGAAGTACGTTCGGGCATCTTTCGGCAATGGTTGAATGTTTTTGGTTTTGGCTTATTTTCTGGTTTACTGCATTAAGGTAGAGGAACGCATCTATCCTATGGGCTAATACACATCTACTCCTGGAAGCTGCATACATTTTTTCGGCAATAGGCTTTAAAATTTCTACCTTCAGGGTGATCGATAAATAATTTTGTTATGATTTGATTGAACCAAAAGCAAATCGTTGGTGAAGCTCGGCAACATGACGGCTGAAAACTTTTAGAACTTTTGCCAGGGAAGGATAATATGCAGCTTGCAGGAAAAGTGGCGCTTGTTACAGGATCGGGTTCGGGAATTGGCAAGGCGGCTGCAAAGTTGCTAGCGAAAGAGGGTGCTAAAGTTGCAGCGTTAGCGCATAAAGAAGGAGAAGCAGAGCAAATTGTTGCCGAAATTGAAGGCGATGGTGGCGAAGCCATTCCTCTCATTGCCGATATTTCGCAGCAGGATATGATGCAACAAGCAATCCAGCAAATTGCGGATAAGTGGGGACGACTGGATATTGTGTTTGCGAATGCTGGTATTAATGGTGTCTGGGCACCGATAGAAGAATTGACGCCCGAAGAGTGGGATAAAACTATAAATGTTAATCTTAAAGGCACATTTTTAACAGTAAAATACGCTGTACCTTATCTGAAAAAGCAAGGCGGCTCGGTTATTATTACTTCCTCGGTTAACGGTACGCGCATTTTTAGCAATACTGGTGCAACGGCTTATTCATGTTCTAAAGCTGCTCAGGTTGCCTTTACGAAAATGGTGGCATTGGAACTTGCCGAACACCGCATTCGCGTCAATGTCATCTGTCCGGGAGCGATCGAAACCGATATTGACGAAAACACGGAACGGCGCGATCTTGATAAGGTTAAGGAACCTGTTGAGTTTCCGGAAGGGGAGATTCCCCTAACTGACGGCAAGCCGGGAACTTCACAGCAGGTGGCACAATTAGTGCTATTTCTAGCTTCGGATGCTTCGAGTCACATTAGCGGTACAGAAATTTGGATTGATGGGGCGCAGTCGCTACTTCAAGGGTGAACGCCGAGAGGCAGAGGGGCAGAGGGGCAGAGGGGCAGAGGAGAAAAGAAATAAAAATGGGGTCTTTTGGAATTATGATGCTAATGTTCATGGTAAACATTTTTGTAGGGACACGGCATCATTAAAACTTTGGATGACCAACATTATTTTCTGATGCCGTGTCCCTACAGCATAATTGACTAAAAAGAACCGGCTTTCAGGTAAAGACAGTTGCAAGAAACCCGGTTTCTAACTCTGGTGCAAGATATGACTTTAAACAAAATATAAATTTTCTTAACTGCTCTGCTCAATATCACAACCGATTTTCTTAGATAGCGAAATTGCCACCCATTTCTACCTCCCCATAGCTTTCCACAAGGAGTCCAATACTTGAGTTTGTTTCAGCACGCCGATCGCAACCAAAACCACCAGGATGAGAATTGCCATACTGCCAGCGCTTCTGGCAAAATAAGCTGCGGGTGGGGTAATTTTCCAAAGCGGTTTGGGAATGCGACGCGCTTCTTGTTCAAATCTAGCTTTTGCCCAACTGACAACCTGCTCTTGCTGACGCGCTTCCAACAACAAACTAGCTGCCAACTGTAATAAGAAAGGATGACATCCACCCCATTTTCTGGCGAGGCGTTGCTCATCGTTACGCAAGGCTGCTGGAACACCAGTTCTGGCAGGCAAACTTACCAGTTCTTTTGCTTCTTCTTCAGCCAAATTGCCTAATCTGAGAACATCACCCATATTGAAGAAAGAAGAGGTCAATTTATACCGCTGCCGATAAAAATTTAGTTCTCTTTGTGAAGCTACCACTAGCATCAAGGCGTTGGTGTTCATCAAAAAAAGCAAGTTGTCAAAAAATCCATCACTGAATTCATTGGGATGCTTGAACAAAGCGCTAAATTCATCCAGACAAAGCACCGGCAGCACTCCCTGCCGTTTCCACTCTCCCATCACTGAGGAAAAGGTCTGGCGCTCAAAGGATGTAACTTGAAATGGTCTGGTTAAGGTTCGTTGCGATCGCACTTTTGGCAGATTTAACAATTGTCGAGCTACGGCGTGATAAAAACCAATCTCATCCCGGCACTCGGAATCCAGGAGGTCGAGATAAATTGCTACGTAACGTTTGGGATTCTCCACCCGCTGTTCGTAAGTCTGGAAAAAGTGATATAGCAGGGAAGATTTCCCGATGCCTTTTTTACCCACAACGTTGATGCTGACAGGTTGAGAACCTGTCATCCGCGAGGTAAGGGCGTCCAGTTCTGAAGAGCGACCGACAAAGAACTGGGGGTCGGTAATCATCGGCCCCGCCACAAAGGGGCTCTGAGGCACTGAGCGGTTGATCATAGAACATTTTTACAACAACTTGAGAGCCAGCTGCTACACTAACCCTGGTTTATTAAGCTGCTACGCATCTAATTTTACAGTCAGTTTTTCTCTTGCTTCTTGTGGGATGGGCAGGAAAGCCCGTCTTTGTATTCGATTTAGATGCGTAATAGCTTAGGACTTACGCTTTTCTCCCCCCTAGCCCCCCAAATCTGGGGGGAATGAGGAGGGGAGCCCCCAGATTTGGGGGGCCTTGGCAAGGGGGGGCAAAACCTTGGTTTTTGCGTAAGTCCTGTTTATCAACGTTTACGCATTTGCACAGCAAAGGAGCGCGAGCTAGGGAGAGATCCGGTGAAACCTTGAAGACTCGTCTACCTAAAGAAATATTTTATAATTGCTTAATAAAGTAGTAAAGATAAATTTAACTGTTGATTGTGAACAAAAAAAATCAACAGTCAAGAACAATAAAATATTTTTAAGTTTAGTTAAGCCCACTCATTTAGCTACTGTTGTACCGGACGCTAAACTAGGATGCTAAGTCAGAGATTGATAACACGAAATGTGGGCTACCCTCAACTTTTATCCTTTTTCTACGCACCGCGTACAGGAGCCGCTTGATTGAACTTCTCTCATCCTCGTTGAGTGAGTTTTGCATCAGCGCAAGCAATAATCTCTCATATTCGCCGCGACTAATTCTGCGAGAACGGCTGGCTTGTGCAAATATTTCTGAGAAAGTGTAAGGAAGCATACAAACTTGGGATGGCATCATAATCGCTTTCCTGGTTGTTGATTACATGATTTCAATCTAAAGAAGAAAAGTGAAAAACTGGGGAAGAAGAAAGTTGGTCGCCAACTATTTTGGTCGCTAGAGAGTTACATTCAATTATGTAACTCTCTGCCTATCCCAGAATGTCACTAACATTAAGACTTTTGGTAGATTTGTTGGGGAGAAAACATTAAGACTTTTGGTAGATATGTGGCGAAGAAAACATTAAGACTTTTGGTAGATTTGTGGGGGAGAAAGGAACAATTTCAATAAACATTCTTCAAGTCGCTGGGATTCAAGTGCCTAGTATACTTCGCACGGGCATAAATGGGCGAAGCATTCCGTGAATAATTTGTTGGTTGAACCCAAAGATCTTTGACGGAATGCTAATGCCTACGGCACGCACTCAGCGGAGCCCCTACAGGAATAAAAAAAGCTCTGTCTGTGACCGTGCTGAGTATAGTTGTGCTAGAGCAAAAGCTAAATACTCATACTGTGCCTGTGTATTATAAATTTGAGCAGAAATACGAATTAGCTGCTTTGGTGCGGCAGGCCACGGAATTACCGGCACTTCAATTCCAAATTCCTTAAATAGAGCATCTTGTAAAGGCGGTATTAAAGGCGTTTTACCTGGATTCGGCGCTGCATCTGGTAAAGGCACAACTGCCATTGCACCGATCGTCTCATCGGGACAAGGTGGCGTTTCGCCAAGCGCTTCGCAAAGTATCTGCCTCGCCGCCAGTGCCATTGCCCGATTTCGTGCCATTAACTCAGACCACCCACCTTCAAGCAGAGAACCCATAAACTTAATCGCTTCTGGCACGCACAAGTAAGCCGTAGGATCGTCAGTTCCCATCCAGTCAAACTCTAGCTGGAAGCGAGTCCTGTCCGTGCGTGGAGAATTCGCACCGTGGCTAATTGTAGTAGGACGAATCTGGGATTGCCGATCGCGTCGCACATACAAAAATGCCGCCCCTTTTGGCGCACATAACCACTTGTGGCAGTTACCAGTGTAATAAGTCGCCCCAATCTCCCGTAAGTTGAGGGACAACATCCCAGGCGCATGGGCACCATCTATGAGAGTATCGATACCAAGTTCGGCTAGCTGGGATACTAGCCGCTGGATGGGAAAAATCAAACCAGTCTGGCTGGTGATATGATCTAGTAGTGCCAATCGCGTCTTAGACGAAACTTTTTCCATTACCGCTGCGATCTCCTGTTCTGGCGAATCCATCGGGAAAGGCACTTTTGCCACCACTACCCGCGCACCTGTCTCGTTGGCAACAAAATCAAGCACGTTGCGGCAGGCATTGTATTCGTGGTCTGTTGTCAGTAACTCATCATCGCTGGTAAATTTGAGCGATCGCAACACCGCATTCACCCCCGTTGTCGCATTGGGGACAAATACCAACTCCGACGCATCTGCACCGATGAACTCAGCCAACTCACTTCTAGCGGCATCCAGCAATTCTTCAAACTCGCGCCCAAAAAAGCGCAACGGTTCCCGTTCCATTTGTTGACGCAGGCGCTGCTGTGCTTCCAAAACCGGCATTGGACAAGCACCAAATGAGCCGTGGTTAAGAAATGTTACATCTGGGTCAAGCCCCCAGAACTTCTCAAACCCCGAACGCTGAAGTGGGAAGCGTGAAATTTGATTTTTCATGCTTCCCACTTCATCCTTTTCTA comes from the Argonema galeatum A003/A1 genome and includes:
- a CDS encoding SDR family oxidoreductase, producing the protein MQLAGKVALVTGSGSGIGKAAAKLLAKEGAKVAALAHKEGEAEQIVAEIEGDGGEAIPLIADISQQDMMQQAIQQIADKWGRLDIVFANAGINGVWAPIEELTPEEWDKTINVNLKGTFLTVKYAVPYLKKQGGSVIITSSVNGTRIFSNTGATAYSCSKAAQVAFTKMVALELAEHRIRVNVICPGAIETDIDENTERRDLDKVKEPVEFPEGEIPLTDGKPGTSQQVAQLVLFLASDASSHISGTEIWIDGAQSLLQG
- a CDS encoding aminotransferase class V-fold PLP-dependent enzyme, yielding MKNQISRFPLQRSGFEKFWGLDPDVTFLNHGSFGACPMPVLEAQQRLRQQMEREPLRFFGREFEELLDAARSELAEFIGADASELVFVPNATTGVNAVLRSLKFTSDDELLTTDHEYNACRNVLDFVANETGARVVVAKVPFPMDSPEQEIAAVMEKVSSKTRLALLDHITSQTGLIFPIQRLVSQLAELGIDTLIDGAHAPGMLSLNLREIGATYYTGNCHKWLCAPKGAAFLYVRRDRQSQIRPTTISHGANSPRTDRTRFQLEFDWMGTDDPTAYLCVPEAIKFMGSLLEGGWSELMARNRAMALAARQILCEALGETPPCPDETIGAMAVVPLPDAAPNPGKTPLIPPLQDALFKEFGIEVPVIPWPAAPKQLIRISAQIYNTQAQYEYLAFALAQLYSARSQTELFLFL
- a CDS encoding AAA-like domain-containing protein, translated to MINRSVPQSPFVAGPMITDPQFFVGRSSELDALTSRMTGSQPVSINVVGKKGIGKSSLLYHFFQTYEQRVENPKRYVAIYLDLLDSECRDEIGFYHAVARQLLNLPKVRSQRTLTRPFQVTSFERQTFSSVMGEWKRQGVLPVLCLDEFSALFKHPNEFSDGFFDNLLFLMNTNALMLVVASQRELNFYRQRYKLTSSFFNMGDVLRLGNLAEEEAKELVSLPARTGVPAALRNDEQRLARKWGGCHPFLLQLAASLLLEARQQEQVVSWAKARFEQEARRIPKPLWKITPPAAYFARSAGSMAILILVVLVAIGVLKQTQVLDSLWKAMGR
- a CDS encoding YihY/virulence factor BrkB family protein codes for the protein MNLKTMWGLLKETFDEWNEDKASRLAAALAYYTVFSIAPLLIIVIAIAGSVFGEEAARGQIVGQIQGLVGRSGAEVIETAIENANKPATGTIASIISVIALLFGASGVFGQLRDALNTIWEVAPKPGINVKSFIRQNFLSFSMVLGIGFLLLVSLVVSAVLAGLSTYLSNLLPGIDFLWQIANFVISFGVITLLFAMIYKFLPDVKITWSDVWIGAAITSLLFTIGKTLLGLYLGNGSFGSTYGAAGSLVVILAWVYYAAQILFFGAEFTQVYARKYGSQIVPDKNAVPVTEEARAQQGMPRTQDIEAAGESDRSKRGNRRMSRRSGWRGFVQRLTGKRKNRYR